A stretch of the Mycobacterium shigaense genome encodes the following:
- a CDS encoding serine protease inhibitor, protein MTGPGGALDWLVTKFAREVPGVAHALLVSVDGLPIAASEQLPRERADQLAAVASGLASLASGAAQLFDGGQVLQSVVEMQNGYLLLMRVGDGSHLATLAVPSCDIGQIGYEMAILVERVGGVVQSARRSASVNS, encoded by the coding sequence ATGACGGGGCCCGGCGGCGCACTGGACTGGCTGGTGACGAAATTCGCCCGCGAGGTCCCCGGCGTCGCTCACGCGTTGCTGGTGTCCGTCGACGGCCTGCCGATCGCCGCCAGCGAGCAGCTTCCCCGCGAACGTGCCGACCAACTGGCCGCGGTGGCGTCCGGGCTGGCCAGCCTCGCGAGCGGCGCCGCGCAGCTGTTCGACGGCGGGCAGGTGCTGCAGTCGGTGGTCGAGATGCAGAACGGATATCTGCTGCTGATGCGCGTCGGCGACGGATCGCATCTGGCTACGCTGGCGGTGCCGTCCTGCGATATCGGTCAGATCGGTTACGAGATGGCCATTCTCGTCGAACGGGTAGGTGGTGTGGTGCAGTCCGCCCGCCGCTCCGCATCCGTCAATTCGTGA
- a CDS encoding DUF742 domain-containing protein encodes MDERRGRPPSREASLVRPYTLTAGRTDAGVELPLEAPVQTLQPGLARRWLAGDARGRIIELCVDSPSVAEISARLDLPVGVVRVLVGDLVLSGFLRVHRTLTGQSTRAERLELIGRTLRGLKAL; translated from the coding sequence ATGGACGAACGCAGGGGACGGCCGCCCTCTCGCGAGGCGAGCCTGGTGCGGCCCTACACCCTCACGGCGGGGCGGACCGACGCCGGTGTCGAGCTACCGCTCGAGGCCCCGGTCCAGACGCTGCAGCCCGGGCTGGCGCGTCGATGGCTGGCCGGCGACGCGAGGGGCAGGATCATCGAACTGTGCGTCGACAGCCCGTCCGTCGCGGAGATCTCGGCCCGGCTGGATCTGCCGGTCGGGGTCGTGCGTGTCTTGGTCGGCGACCTGGTGTTGTCCGGTTTCCTGCGGGTGCACCGCACCCTGACCGGGCAATCGACCCGTGCTGAGCGCCTCGAACTCATAGGAAGGACGCTGCGTGGTCTCAAGGCCCTCTGA
- a CDS encoding GTP-binding protein — translation MVSRPSDPAATASTKIVIAGGFGAGKTTFVGSVSEIMPLRTEEMVTDASAGLDMLEATPDKRTTTVAMDFGRITLDEDLVLYLFGTPGQRRFWFMWDDLVRGAIGAIVLVDCRRLQDSFAAVDFFEHRGLPFLVAVNQFDGAPSYPVGAVREALALSPHIPLLNVDARDRRSATDALIALSEYALQSLTA, via the coding sequence GTGGTCTCAAGGCCCTCTGACCCGGCAGCCACCGCCTCGACCAAGATCGTCATCGCGGGCGGCTTCGGCGCCGGCAAGACGACGTTCGTGGGTTCGGTGTCGGAGATCATGCCGCTGCGCACCGAGGAGATGGTCACCGACGCCTCGGCCGGACTCGACATGCTCGAGGCCACCCCGGACAAACGGACCACCACGGTCGCGATGGACTTCGGCCGCATCACCCTCGACGAGGATCTGGTGCTCTACCTGTTCGGCACGCCCGGTCAGCGGCGCTTCTGGTTCATGTGGGACGACCTGGTGCGCGGCGCGATCGGCGCGATCGTCCTGGTGGACTGCCGCCGGCTGCAGGACAGCTTCGCCGCCGTCGACTTCTTCGAACACCGCGGCCTGCCGTTCCTGGTCGCCGTCAACCAGTTCGACGGTGCGCCAAGCTATCCCGTCGGCGCGGTGCGCGAGGCCCTGGCCCTGTCCCCGCATATCCCGCTGCTCAATGTCGACGCCAGGGACCGCAGGTCGGCCACCGACGCGCTGATCGCGCTGAGCGAATACGCGCTGCAGAGCCTGACGGCCTGA
- a CDS encoding pentapeptide repeat-containing protein encodes MAHWIDCEFSGRDFRDEDLSRLVTERTVFSECDFRGANLAESQHRGSAFRNCTFERTLLWHSSFAQCSLLGSTFVQCRLRPMTFDEVDFTLAVLGGNDLRGVDLSGCRLRETSLVETDLRKAVLRGADLSGARTIGTRLDDADLRGASVDPALWRTATLAGARVDVGQAVAFAAAHGLRLDAKPD; translated from the coding sequence TTGGCGCACTGGATCGACTGCGAGTTCTCCGGCCGCGATTTCCGCGACGAAGATCTGAGCCGGCTGGTCACCGAGCGTACCGTGTTCAGCGAATGCGATTTCCGCGGCGCCAATCTGGCCGAGTCCCAGCACCGCGGCTCGGCATTCCGTAACTGTACTTTCGAGCGAACTCTGTTGTGGCACAGCAGCTTTGCGCAATGCAGCCTGCTGGGTTCGACGTTCGTGCAGTGCCGGCTGCGGCCGATGACGTTCGACGAGGTGGACTTCACCCTCGCCGTGCTCGGCGGCAACGACCTGCGGGGCGTCGACCTGTCTGGTTGTCGGCTGCGCGAGACCAGCCTGGTGGAGACGGACCTGCGCAAAGCGGTGCTGCGCGGCGCCGACCTGTCCGGCGCGCGGACCATCGGTACCCGGCTGGACGACGCGGACCTGCGTGGGGCGTCGGTGGACCCGGCGTTGTGGCGGACCGCGACGCTGGCGGGCGCCCGGGTGGACGTCGGTCAGGCGGTGGCCTTCGCGGCGGCGCATGGCCTGCGGCTGGACGCGAAGCCGGACTAG